From the Chitinolyticbacter meiyuanensis genome, one window contains:
- a CDS encoding response regulator transcription factor: protein MRILVVEDQAAQAEYTQKALREGGHAVDLARDGKEGLFLATTEQYDAIVLDRMLPAVDGLTLLRTLRASQITTPVLLLSALAESDDRVEGLRAGSDDYLTKPFSTAELLARLDAITRRAQPGPAAQTQWLQVGDLQLDRLARRARRGSVGIELQPREYQLLEFLMRHAGQVVTRTMLLEGVWDYHFDPGTNVIDVHISKLRAKIDGPDLPPLLHTVRGAGYRLGEA, encoded by the coding sequence GTGCGCATACTCGTCGTCGAAGACCAAGCAGCCCAGGCCGAATACACGCAGAAGGCGCTGCGCGAGGGCGGCCACGCCGTGGATCTGGCGCGCGATGGCAAGGAAGGCCTGTTCCTCGCCACTACCGAGCAATACGACGCCATCGTGCTCGATCGCATGCTGCCCGCGGTCGACGGGCTCACGCTGCTGCGCACGCTGCGCGCATCGCAGATCACCACGCCGGTGCTGTTGCTGTCGGCGCTCGCCGAATCAGACGACCGCGTCGAAGGGCTACGTGCCGGCAGCGACGATTACCTGACCAAGCCGTTTTCCACCGCCGAGCTGCTGGCGCGGCTCGACGCAATCACCCGCCGTGCCCAACCCGGCCCTGCGGCGCAGACGCAATGGCTGCAGGTGGGTGACCTGCAGCTCGACCGGCTGGCCCGGCGCGCACGGCGCGGCAGCGTCGGCATCGAGCTGCAGCCGCGCGAGTACCAGCTGCTGGAATTCCTGATGCGCCACGCCGGCCAGGTGGTCACCCGCACCATGCTGCTCGAAGGCGTGTGGGACTATCACTTCGATCCGGGCACCAATGTGATCGACGTGCACATCAGCAAGCTGCGCGCCAAGATCGACGGACCGGACCTGCCGCCGCTGCTGCACACGGTGCGCGGCGCCGGCTACCGCCTGGGTGAGGCGTGA
- a CDS encoding sensor histidine kinase → MKPLTPLWRRWRRFASSPFNRFVLILPLFMLAATGGFVLLTYHESQRALLGEFRAALREEVGNLELVYRQEGLEPLREEIAQRSGRSDALYLLTEPDGKPLAGNLKRWPEGVPLVDAHGVAFLDPQDGSTVAAEVFLLYGDYRLLVGRRAIYEQVGAHLLRNYLALSVIVLLASLVCGWIFTTLLRRRLGAITHTARAIRGEARHTRIPMGKSGDEIDALIAELNAMLDQQDKLLDYARQSSFAIAHDLRHPLSNLRNGLSELGSALKGSELVEQVDTLTGDVDRILAVFSALLRLGRLESGARQLQRQPWPLDELADDVASLYQPVAEDAGRTLRLVTTPCVVEVDRELLGQALANLVENALRYGEGAVEVGVRADAQHAELTVRDHGPGLSVVEQARVTEPFVRLESSRHTPGSGLGLTLVKAIAEAHGGELLLTAARPGLAVTIRLPRTAAGSERID, encoded by the coding sequence GTGAAGCCGCTGACGCCGTTGTGGCGCCGCTGGCGCCGTTTTGCCAGCAGCCCGTTCAACCGCTTCGTCCTGATCCTGCCGCTGTTCATGCTGGCCGCCACCGGCGGCTTCGTGCTGCTCACCTACCACGAATCGCAGCGCGCGCTGCTCGGCGAATTCCGCGCCGCGCTGCGGGAGGAAGTCGGCAACCTCGAACTGGTGTACCGCCAGGAGGGCCTTGAACCGCTGCGCGAGGAGATCGCCCAGCGTTCGGGGCGCAGCGATGCGCTCTACCTGCTGACCGAGCCCGACGGCAAGCCGCTGGCCGGCAACCTGAAGCGCTGGCCCGAGGGCGTGCCGCTGGTGGACGCACACGGCGTCGCCTTCCTCGATCCGCAGGACGGCAGCACCGTCGCCGCCGAAGTGTTCCTGCTCTATGGCGACTATCGCTTGCTGGTAGGGCGCCGGGCGATCTACGAACAGGTCGGCGCCCACCTGCTGCGCAACTATCTGGCGCTGTCGGTCATCGTGCTGCTGGCCTCGCTGGTATGCGGCTGGATCTTCACCACGCTGCTGCGGCGGCGGCTCGGCGCCATCACCCACACCGCGCGCGCGATCCGCGGCGAAGCGCGCCACACCCGCATCCCCATGGGCAAGAGCGGCGACGAGATCGACGCGCTGATTGCCGAGCTCAACGCCATGCTGGACCAGCAGGACAAGCTGCTCGACTACGCCCGCCAATCGTCGTTCGCCATCGCCCACGACCTGCGTCACCCGCTGTCCAACCTGCGCAACGGCCTGTCCGAGCTCGGTTCCGCGCTCAAGGGCAGTGAGCTGGTCGAGCAGGTCGATACCCTGACCGGCGACGTCGATCGCATCCTGGCGGTGTTTTCGGCGCTGCTGCGGCTGGGCCGGCTGGAATCGGGCGCACGCCAGCTGCAGCGCCAGCCCTGGCCGCTCGACGAGCTGGCCGACGACGTCGCCTCGCTCTATCAACCCGTGGCCGAGGATGCGGGGCGCACGCTGCGCCTCGTCACCACGCCTTGCGTGGTCGAGGTGGATCGCGAACTGCTGGGGCAGGCGCTGGCCAATCTGGTGGAGAACGCCTTGCGCTATGGCGAGGGCGCAGTCGAGGTCGGGGTGCGCGCCGACGCCCAGCACGCCGAGCTGACGGTGCGCGACCATGGCCCCGGCCTCAGCGTGGTGGAGCAGGCCCGCGTCACCGAGCCCTTCGTGCGGCTGGAATCGAGCCGCCACACGCCCGGCAGCGGCCTAGGCCTGACGCTGGTGAAGGCAATCGCCGAAGCACATGGCGGCGAGCTGCTGCTGACGGCCGCCCGGCCCGGCCTGGCGGTCACCATCCGCTTGCCACGTACTGCTGCCGGTTCGGAGCGGATCGACTAA
- a CDS encoding riboflavin synthase subunit alpha, with product MFTGIVQAIATLTAIEDRPGLRTLTLAFPPGFAVDLAIGASVAVDGVCLTVTRLLGGDAAEFDVMQQTLRLSTLGNFGVGSTVNVERAAKEGAEIGGHPLSGHVDFTAELVAVRQPENNHVLRIAIAPEWLRYVFAKGYIAINGASLTVADVDRVAGWIELWLIPETLRATTFGDKAVGARLNIEIERETQVLVDSVRGAVAETLGPLQPLLEAIVEAQGSSLDTLTAAIAARVRG from the coding sequence ATGTTCACCGGCATCGTCCAGGCCATCGCCACGCTGACCGCCATCGAAGACCGCCCCGGTTTGCGCACGCTCACCCTGGCCTTTCCGCCGGGCTTCGCGGTCGATCTGGCTATCGGCGCCAGCGTGGCGGTCGATGGGGTCTGCCTGACCGTGACCCGGCTGCTCGGCGGCGACGCGGCCGAATTCGACGTGATGCAGCAGACGCTGAGGCTTTCCACGCTGGGCAATTTCGGTGTCGGCAGCACGGTCAACGTGGAGCGTGCGGCCAAGGAAGGCGCCGAAATCGGCGGCCATCCGCTGTCCGGTCATGTCGATTTCACTGCCGAACTCGTTGCGGTGCGCCAGCCCGAGAACAACCACGTGTTGCGCATCGCCATCGCGCCCGAATGGCTGCGCTACGTGTTCGCCAAGGGCTATATCGCGATCAACGGCGCCAGCCTTACCGTGGCCGACGTCGACCGCGTCGCCGGCTGGATCGAGCTGTGGCTGATCCCGGAAACGCTGCGCGCCACCACCTTCGGCGACAAGGCAGTAGGCGCCAGGCTCAATATCGAGATCGAACGCGAGACCCAGGTACTGGTCGACAGCGTGCGCGGCGCGGTAGCCGAGACGCTGGGCCCGCTGCAGCCGTTGCTCGAAGCCATTGTCGAAGCGCAGGGCAGCTCGCTCGATACGCTGACCGCTGCCATTGCCGCGCGGGTGCGCGGCTAA
- a CDS encoding VOC family protein — translation MQARITLITLGVDDLDAAIRFYRDGLGWPTEGIVGSEFEHGAVAFFELGNGLGFALWPRASLAHDTGLPQGPRSSTEFTLAHNVASRNEVDAVLGQALAAGAGLVKPAADTFWGGYAGYFADPDGHVWEIAWNPDRLP, via the coding sequence ATGCAGGCCCGCATTACGCTGATCACGCTGGGCGTCGACGATCTGGACGCCGCCATCCGGTTCTACCGCGACGGCCTCGGCTGGCCAACCGAGGGCATCGTCGGCTCCGAATTCGAACATGGTGCGGTCGCCTTTTTCGAGCTGGGCAATGGCCTCGGTTTTGCGCTGTGGCCGCGCGCCAGCCTCGCGCACGATACCGGCCTGCCGCAGGGTCCGCGCAGCAGCACCGAATTCACGCTGGCGCACAATGTGGCGAGCCGGAATGAAGTCGATGCGGTGTTGGGCCAAGCGCTGGCGGCCGGCGCCGGCTTGGTAAAACCAGCAGCCGACACCTTCTGGGGCGGCTACGCCGGCTATTTCGCCGACCCGGACGGGCATGTCTGGGAAATCGCTTGGAATCCGGACCGCCTGCCATGA
- a CDS encoding GNAT family N-acetyltransferase, translating to MSPLPAMLETNRLTLRRFIHDDWLAMHAHYGDAECTRHTFRRVLTEGESWRAMASIEGHWALRGYGPYAVVETTSQSVIGTVGPWYPNDWPEPEIKWALVRSAWGRGYASEAVCAIQHVLSAAGWSPPISFIHHDNAPSIRVALAVGALLEQVVTFRDAPWHIYRHPTQPANPTSP from the coding sequence ATGAGCCCGCTGCCCGCCATGCTGGAAACCAATCGACTGACGCTGCGCCGCTTCATACACGACGATTGGCTCGCGATGCACGCGCACTATGGCGATGCCGAGTGCACGCGACATACCTTCCGCCGCGTGCTGACAGAGGGCGAGAGCTGGCGTGCGATGGCCAGCATAGAAGGACACTGGGCGCTACGCGGCTACGGCCCGTATGCCGTCGTCGAAACCACCAGCCAATCTGTGATCGGCACGGTGGGGCCCTGGTATCCCAACGACTGGCCCGAGCCCGAGATCAAGTGGGCGCTGGTGCGCTCGGCCTGGGGCCGTGGCTACGCCAGCGAGGCGGTGTGCGCCATCCAGCACGTACTCTCCGCTGCCGGCTGGTCGCCACCGATCAGCTTCATCCACCACGACAATGCGCCGTCGATCCGCGTCGCACTCGCGGTCGGCGCCCTGCTCGAGCAAGTCGTGACATTCCGCGATGCGCCGTGGCATATCTACCGCCATCCCACCCAACCCGCCAACCCGACCTCGCCATGA
- a CDS encoding GNAT family N-acetyltransferase, protein MAPILRAAREQDWPAIRALYAAGDYAGTIASSDAAFVACQGDEIVGVVRLATEHDTAVLRGMQIHADHRGRGIGRALLGYFVASVAERDCYCIPYPHLLAFYGAAGFVELDEAAAPDFLVQRLAGYRALNNGKHYALMVRPADHHKEPR, encoded by the coding sequence ATGGCCCCGATCTTGCGTGCCGCACGGGAGCAGGACTGGCCCGCCATCCGTGCGCTCTACGCAGCGGGCGATTACGCCGGCACCATCGCTTCGAGTGATGCGGCGTTCGTCGCCTGCCAGGGCGACGAGATCGTCGGCGTGGTGCGGCTCGCCACCGAGCACGACACCGCAGTGCTGCGCGGCATGCAGATCCATGCCGACCATCGCGGTCGGGGCATCGGCCGCGCGCTGCTCGGTTATTTCGTGGCCAGCGTGGCCGAGCGCGATTGCTACTGCATTCCATATCCACATCTGCTGGCCTTCTACGGCGCCGCGGGCTTCGTTGAGCTCGACGAAGCTGCGGCACCGGATTTCCTGGTCCAGCGCCTGGCCGGCTATCGGGCGCTGAACAATGGCAAACACTATGCGCTGATGGTCCGCCCGGCCGATCACCACAAGGAACCCCGATGA
- a CDS encoding VOC family protein produces MTQATAIEIKAFVPARDFALSRRFYSALGFQECWASDDLAYFTYGTCSFLLQRFYVAEHADNFMMHLLVDNADAWWQQVEPIAAEFGLRTVPPQDQPWGMRDFVVIDPTGVLWRIGQNLPA; encoded by the coding sequence ATGACCCAAGCCACCGCCATCGAGATCAAGGCCTTCGTGCCGGCGCGCGATTTCGCGCTGTCGCGCCGCTTCTACAGCGCGCTCGGCTTCCAAGAATGCTGGGCCTCGGACGATCTGGCCTACTTCACCTACGGCACATGCAGCTTTTTGCTGCAGCGTTTCTATGTGGCCGAGCATGCAGACAACTTCATGATGCATCTGCTGGTCGACAACGCCGATGCCTGGTGGCAACAGGTGGAACCGATCGCGGCCGAATTCGGCCTGCGCACCGTGCCACCACAGGACCAGCCCTGGGGCATGCGCGACTTCGTGGTGATTGATCCCACCGGCGTGCTGTGGCGGATCGGGCAGAACCTCCCCGCATGA
- a CDS encoding glutathione S-transferase → MTLPLLYTFRRCPYAIRARLAIAASGVAVREHEVVLRDKPAAMLAISPKGTVPVLQLPDGTVLEQSLVIMRWALASADPLDWLPGPAIMDDTEALIARNDSEFKHWLDRYKYPERHPERPQAAYRDETGIILADLDARIARHGQLVADRATLADAAIVPFVRQFAAVDAEWFAQSSYPALQSWLAGWLASPLLQAVMAKPVPAA, encoded by the coding sequence ATGACGCTGCCGCTGTTGTACACCTTCCGCCGCTGCCCCTATGCGATTCGCGCCCGGCTTGCCATCGCGGCAAGCGGCGTTGCCGTGCGCGAGCATGAGGTGGTGCTGCGCGACAAGCCGGCCGCCATGCTGGCGATCTCGCCCAAGGGCACGGTGCCGGTGCTGCAACTGCCCGATGGCACGGTGCTGGAACAGAGCCTGGTCATCATGCGCTGGGCATTGGCCAGTGCCGACCCGCTCGACTGGCTGCCCGGGCCGGCAATCATGGACGACACCGAGGCGCTGATCGCGCGCAACGACAGCGAGTTCAAGCACTGGCTTGACCGCTACAAATACCCGGAACGCCATCCGGAACGCCCGCAGGCCGCCTACCGCGACGAGACCGGGATCATCCTTGCCGACCTCGATGCCCGCATTGCCCGGCACGGCCAGCTCGTCGCCGACCGCGCCACGCTGGCCGATGCCGCCATCGTGCCTTTCGTGCGCCAGTTCGCCGCGGTGGACGCCGAATGGTTTGCACAGTCATCCTATCCGGCGCTGCAGAGCTGGCTCGCGGGCTGGCTGGCGTCGCCGCTGCTCCAGGCAGTGATGGCCAAGCCTGTGCCAGCCGCCTGA
- a CDS encoding sulfite exporter TauE/SafE family protein, whose product MLDLALLFVVSLVANTLSSLAGGGAGLLQLPILLFLGLAFPVALATHKLASVALGVGATLKHLRSRTLDWRFAGVVLGFGLPGVWLGATLILSVPEHAALIALAVLTTGLGVHSLLSPQLGQHDVPRARSGWRLWLGGAALFGIGVLNGSLTSGTGLFVTLWLIWWFGMDYKQAVAYTLVLVGLFWNGAGALALALQAGVYWPWVPVLLAASVLGGYLGAHWGLARGNHTIKRAFEVVTIATGLSLFWKALL is encoded by the coding sequence ATGCTCGATCTCGCCCTGCTGTTCGTCGTTTCGCTGGTCGCCAACACGCTGTCCTCGCTCGCCGGAGGTGGTGCCGGCCTGCTGCAGCTGCCCATCCTGCTGTTCCTCGGGCTCGCCTTCCCGGTGGCGCTGGCCACCCACAAGCTCGCCTCGGTGGCGCTGGGGGTCGGCGCCACGCTCAAGCATCTGCGCTCACGCACGCTGGACTGGCGCTTTGCCGGCGTGGTACTGGGCTTTGGCCTGCCCGGTGTCTGGCTCGGGGCCACGCTGATCCTGTCGGTACCGGAGCATGCGGCGCTGATTGCGCTGGCAGTGCTGACCACCGGCCTCGGCGTGCATTCGCTGCTGTCGCCGCAGCTTGGCCAGCACGACGTGCCGCGTGCACGCAGTGGCTGGCGGCTGTGGCTGGGTGGTGCGGCGCTGTTCGGCATCGGCGTGCTCAACGGCTCGCTCACCTCCGGCACCGGCCTATTCGTGACGCTGTGGCTGATCTGGTGGTTCGGCATGGACTACAAGCAGGCGGTGGCCTACACGCTGGTGCTGGTCGGGCTGTTCTGGAACGGTGCGGGCGCCCTGGCACTGGCGCTGCAGGCCGGCGTCTACTGGCCGTGGGTGCCGGTGCTGCTGGCCGCGTCGGTGCTTGGCGGCTACCTCGGTGCACACTGGGGCCTGGCGCGCGGCAACCACACCATCAAGCGCGCCTTCGAGGTGGTGACCATCGCCACCGGGCTGTCGCTGTTCTGGAAGGCGCTGCTCTGA
- the nudC gene encoding NAD(+) diphosphatase translates to MLPGDFISGYRQLDAALPNALTLAFDGDALLLAGDQPAQLAQLPAPAALYLIGEYRGWAVQLALLPRDAELAPGLTATPLRAAWGVLDEALWLIAGRAIQLATFHRTHAHCGVCGSATVAVVDEAACACPACGHRVWPRVSPAVMVLIQRGNGALLLARSPHFRPGMYSALAGFVEPGESLEACAHREVLEEVGVTITNLRWFGSQSWPFPHSLMLAFVADYMAGDIVPQPGEIEDARWFNRDAMPVLPGAGSIAYRLIRSVLDAG, encoded by the coding sequence ATGCTGCCGGGTGACTTCATCAGCGGTTATCGGCAACTCGATGCGGCGTTGCCCAATGCGCTGACGCTGGCGTTCGATGGCGATGCCCTGCTGCTGGCAGGCGACCAACCGGCCCAACTCGCCCAGTTGCCGGCCCCTGCCGCGCTCTACCTGATCGGCGAATACCGGGGTTGGGCGGTCCAGCTGGCGCTGCTGCCGCGCGACGCCGAACTCGCGCCCGGCCTGACCGCCACGCCACTGCGCGCGGCCTGGGGCGTGCTCGACGAAGCGCTGTGGCTGATCGCCGGCCGCGCCATCCAGCTCGCGACCTTCCATCGCACGCATGCCCATTGCGGCGTCTGCGGCAGCGCCACCGTAGCGGTGGTCGACGAGGCGGCATGCGCCTGCCCGGCCTGCGGCCATCGCGTCTGGCCGCGCGTATCGCCCGCAGTGATGGTGCTGATCCAGCGCGGCAACGGCGCCTTGCTGCTGGCGCGCTCGCCGCATTTCCGGCCAGGCATGTACAGCGCGCTGGCCGGTTTCGTCGAACCGGGAGAAAGCCTGGAGGCCTGCGCGCATCGCGAGGTGCTGGAGGAAGTGGGCGTCACCATCACCAATCTGCGCTGGTTCGGCAGCCAGAGCTGGCCATTCCCACACTCGCTGATGCTGGCCTTCGTCGCCGACTACATGGCCGGCGACATCGTGCCGCAACCCGGCGAGATCGAGGATGCACGCTGGTTCAACCGCGATGCCATGCCGGTGCTGCCCGGCGCCGGCAGCATCGCCTACCGGTTGATCCGGTCGGTGCTGGACGCCGGTTGA
- a CDS encoding lytic transglycosylase F: MSASTLARLLFAGLLFIVSGAVTANMPIHRNSYSGDLPELAKRRMIRVLVVPNKTNYFVDQGTQRGVTYETFKAFEDDYNKRAKTGHLRVHVVFVPVSRDRLIPDLVAGRGDVAAAGLTVTALRAKDVDFAQPVYDAVKEIVVTGPGAPALANAQALSGQEVFVRRSSSYWESLTALNAQLAKAKKPPVKLKPAPETLEDEDLLEMANAGLVKIVVVDDYKAAFWAKVFPKLSLHPDLALREGGKIAWAIRKGSPKLKAELDAFVATHKVGTGFGNTLVNRYLKNLKYVKDATADAERAKFDQTVALFRKYGAQYKLDWLLIAAQGYQESRLDQNAKSHVGAVGVMQVMPATGKELKVGDIRQLEPNIHAGTKYIRFMVDQYYEKEPMSQLDKHLFAFASYNAGPARIRKLRAEAKTRGLDPNRWFNNVEAIAAERIGRETVQYVSNIYKYYIAYTLLMEQLQQKQAAKR, encoded by the coding sequence ATGAGTGCGTCCACGCTTGCCCGCTTGCTGTTCGCCGGACTGCTGTTCATCGTCAGCGGCGCCGTGACCGCCAACATGCCGATCCATCGCAACAGCTACAGCGGCGACCTGCCGGAGCTGGCGAAACGCCGGATGATCCGGGTGCTGGTGGTACCCAACAAGACCAACTACTTCGTCGACCAAGGCACGCAGCGCGGCGTGACCTACGAAACCTTCAAGGCCTTCGAGGATGATTACAACAAGCGGGCCAAGACCGGCCATTTGCGCGTACACGTGGTATTCGTGCCGGTCTCGCGTGATCGGCTGATTCCCGATCTCGTCGCCGGGCGCGGCGATGTCGCAGCGGCCGGGCTTACTGTGACCGCGTTGCGTGCCAAGGATGTGGATTTTGCCCAGCCGGTGTACGACGCGGTCAAGGAGATCGTCGTCACCGGGCCGGGCGCGCCGGCACTGGCCAATGCCCAAGCGCTGTCGGGCCAGGAAGTATTCGTGCGCCGCTCGTCGAGCTACTGGGAAAGCCTCACGGCACTCAACGCGCAGCTTGCCAAGGCCAAGAAGCCGCCGGTCAAGCTCAAGCCGGCCCCCGAAACACTGGAGGACGAGGATCTGCTGGAAATGGCCAACGCCGGTCTCGTGAAGATCGTGGTGGTCGACGACTACAAGGCAGCCTTCTGGGCCAAGGTCTTCCCCAAGCTCTCACTGCACCCCGATCTGGCGCTGCGCGAGGGCGGCAAGATCGCCTGGGCCATCCGCAAGGGCTCACCTAAGCTGAAAGCCGAGCTCGATGCCTTCGTCGCCACGCACAAGGTCGGCACCGGCTTCGGCAATACCCTGGTCAATCGCTACCTGAAGAACCTCAAGTACGTGAAGGATGCCACTGCGGATGCCGAGCGCGCCAAGTTCGACCAGACCGTCGCGCTGTTCCGCAAATACGGCGCGCAATACAAACTCGACTGGCTGCTGATCGCCGCCCAGGGCTACCAGGAATCGCGGCTCGACCAGAATGCCAAGAGCCACGTCGGCGCGGTCGGCGTGATGCAGGTGATGCCTGCCACCGGCAAGGAGCTGAAGGTGGGCGATATCCGCCAGCTGGAACCCAACATCCACGCCGGCACCAAGTACATCCGCTTCATGGTCGACCAGTACTACGAGAAGGAGCCGATGTCGCAGCTCGACAAGCACCTGTTCGCCTTCGCCTCGTACAACGCCGGGCCCGCGCGGATCCGCAAGCTGCGCGCGGAAGCGAAGACACGTGGGCTCGACCCGAACCGCTGGTTCAACAACGTGGAAGCCATCGCCGCCGAGCGCATCGGCCGCGAAACGGTGCAATACGTGAGCAACATCTACAAGTACTACATCGCCTATACGCTGCTGATGGAGCAGCTGCAGCAGAAGCAGGCCGCCAAGCGCTGA
- a CDS encoding sulfite exporter TauE/SafE family protein, translated as MLDALLHYELLPQLAILIPLAFTAGLVDAAVGGGGLILVPGLFATLPRELPAMLMGTNKFAAMMGTASATWRYTRRVKLDWHILLPSAAAAFAGAYLGARAIHWLPADLIRPLVIVLLAAMLAYTWFKPEFGTVDAGRPLTRRDLYTGLAIGAAIGFYDGFFGPGTGSFLIFLFVRCFHFDFLRASASAKIVNLATNAASLVFFIPAGMVLFALAIPMAIANIAGAQVGSRLALAGGSARVRQLFLVLACVLLAKLCWDTFLK; from the coding sequence ATGCTCGACGCCCTGCTGCACTACGAGCTGCTGCCGCAGCTTGCCATCCTGATCCCGCTCGCCTTCACCGCCGGCCTCGTCGATGCCGCCGTCGGCGGTGGCGGGCTGATCCTGGTTCCCGGCCTGTTCGCCACACTGCCGCGCGAACTACCGGCCATGCTGATGGGCACCAACAAGTTCGCCGCAATGATGGGCACGGCCTCCGCCACCTGGCGCTACACGCGACGGGTGAAGCTCGACTGGCACATCCTGCTGCCCAGCGCCGCCGCCGCTTTCGCCGGCGCCTATCTGGGCGCGCGCGCCATCCACTGGCTACCGGCGGATCTGATCCGCCCGCTGGTGATCGTGCTGCTCGCCGCGATGCTGGCCTACACCTGGTTCAAGCCGGAGTTCGGTACCGTCGACGCCGGTCGGCCGCTCACCCGCCGCGACCTTTACACCGGCCTTGCCATCGGTGCGGCCATCGGCTTCTACGACGGCTTCTTCGGCCCCGGCACCGGCTCCTTCCTGATCTTCCTGTTCGTGCGCTGCTTCCACTTCGATTTCCTGCGCGCGTCCGCCTCGGCCAAGATCGTCAACCTCGCCACCAACGCTGCCTCGCTGGTGTTCTTCATTCCGGCAGGCATGGTGCTGTTCGCGCTGGCGATCCCGATGGCCATCGCCAATATCGCGGGCGCCCAGGTCGGCAGCCGGCTGGCACTGGCCGGCGGCAGCGCGCGGGTGCGCCAGCTGTTCCTGGTGCTGGCCTGCGTACTGCTGGCCAAGCTGTGCTGGGACACCTTCCTCAAGTAG
- a CDS encoding EVE domain-containing protein, whose product MAYWLMKSEPDDVSIDDLARMGSVGWYGVRNYQARNFMRDEMQLGDGVLFYHSSCPEPGIAGLAEVSRLAYPDPTQFDPESKYFDAKSTAEAPRWQQVDVRFIAKTPLLSLDAMRQHPQLAGMRVLQRGNRLSITPVTSTEWDFLQQLLR is encoded by the coding sequence ATGGCCTACTGGCTGATGAAATCCGAACCCGACGATGTCAGCATCGACGACTTGGCCCGCATGGGCAGCGTCGGCTGGTATGGCGTGCGCAACTACCAGGCACGCAATTTCATGCGCGACGAGATGCAGCTGGGCGACGGCGTGCTGTTCTACCACTCCAGTTGCCCCGAGCCCGGCATCGCCGGCTTGGCCGAGGTCAGCCGGCTCGCCTATCCCGACCCCACTCAGTTTGATCCCGAATCCAAGTACTTCGATGCGAAGTCGACAGCCGAAGCCCCGCGCTGGCAACAGGTGGATGTACGTTTCATCGCCAAGACGCCCTTGCTGTCGCTCGACGCAATGCGGCAACACCCGCAGCTTGCCGGCATGCGCGTGCTGCAGCGGGGCAATCGGTTGTCGATCACGCCAGTGACATCGACCGAGTGGGATTTCCTGCAGCAGCTGCTGCGCTGA